In Aliamphritea ceti, a single window of DNA contains:
- a CDS encoding response regulator transcription factor yields the protein MKILLIEDNQDIAGIIFDFFEIRGDYLLDYASDGRHGLELASKNHYDLIILDIMLPLMDGLDVCRTLRSRGIDIPILMLTARSDREDILEGFEQGADDYLVKPFDLNILEARVQALNRRKTGAIATKFLHFGELKLDLVNRVVERNDCRFKLNQTQFTILKTLLMRAPDVATRDELIKEVWQDDEPDGDVLRSHIYQLRNQIDKPFRHAYIKTVPKVGYQLAAES from the coding sequence ATGAAAATATTGTTGATTGAAGATAATCAGGACATTGCCGGAATCATTTTCGATTTTTTTGAGATCCGTGGGGATTACCTGTTGGATTATGCCAGTGACGGTCGTCATGGCTTGGAGCTGGCCAGCAAGAATCATTACGATCTGATCATTCTGGATATTATGCTGCCACTGATGGATGGCCTTGATGTTTGCCGGACGTTACGTAGCCGCGGAATTGATATTCCGATATTGATGCTTACCGCCCGCAGTGACCGGGAAGATATTCTTGAAGGGTTTGAGCAGGGGGCGGATGATTATCTGGTGAAGCCTTTTGACCTGAACATTCTTGAGGCGCGGGTACAGGCATTGAACCGCCGGAAAACTGGTGCGATTGCGACTAAGTTTTTGCATTTCGGTGAGCTGAAGCTGGACCTGGTAAACCGGGTTGTTGAGCGTAATGACTGTCGCTTTAAACTAAACCAAACCCAGTTTACTATTTTAAAAACCTTGCTGATGCGTGCACCGGATGTTGCTACCCGTGACGAGCTGATTAAGGAAGTCTGGCAGGATGATGAGCCGGATGGTGATGTACTGCGCAGCCATATTTATCAGCTACGTAACCAGATCGATAAGCCGTTCCGGCATGCGTATATTAAAACTGTTCCTAAAGTTGGTTATCAGTTGGCAGCAGAGTCCTAA
- a CDS encoding sensor histidine kinase: MKSVPSAKRLTFFYFSIVAIALVTIHASVFEFTTEDIEHLYGNNRLMANEAFALREFADKDLTGLDKIELPTEELSDVNTPPVIYLNWQVLPEGFPDPTEMTLNEQRELKFSPALGERAYFLKLIELPAGGESYQALLVIDNTLYEFSEGQLLGAHAKQLAVSLLLLIISLFVVMKIADRLTRPISRFANTLSERSPDDLEPVEVPPGTATRELLKMVETFNDYQTRIRDLLERERAFNRYTSHELRTPLMVMKGAITLLGESKDEAFINKQRIRLEKATGEISEFIETLLSLTKAVEGAELTPRTLSEAELQNIVSNHQHLLNNKPVKWWVQVEGKPVIRMPEAAFHILLGNVVKNAFACVEQGVVNVVVDSKGIQVCDTGPGLYGKSAASEGFGLGLLLVRDICHRYGWSFELTDNSTYGSSGCTAVIGFPVED; this comes from the coding sequence GTGAAATCAGTCCCTTCCGCTAAGCGTTTAACATTTTTCTATTTCTCTATTGTGGCCATTGCGCTGGTGACGATCCATGCGTCGGTCTTTGAGTTCACCACAGAAGATATCGAGCACCTCTATGGTAATAACCGGTTAATGGCGAATGAAGCTTTTGCGTTACGAGAGTTTGCGGATAAAGATTTAACCGGGCTGGATAAGATTGAACTGCCTACAGAAGAGCTTTCAGATGTGAATACGCCGCCGGTTATTTATCTGAACTGGCAGGTTTTGCCTGAGGGGTTTCCTGACCCTACTGAAATGACGCTGAATGAACAGCGGGAGTTAAAGTTCTCACCGGCCTTAGGAGAGCGGGCATATTTTCTGAAGCTGATTGAACTGCCAGCCGGCGGTGAAAGTTATCAGGCACTCCTGGTTATCGACAATACGTTATATGAATTCAGTGAAGGGCAGTTGCTTGGGGCGCATGCCAAGCAATTAGCAGTATCACTACTGTTACTGATTATTAGCCTGTTCGTGGTTATGAAGATTGCCGACCGGCTTACCCGACCTATTTCACGCTTTGCCAACACACTTTCGGAAAGGTCCCCGGATGACCTTGAGCCGGTGGAAGTGCCACCGGGAACCGCAACCCGTGAGTTGCTGAAAATGGTAGAGACCTTTAATGATTACCAGACGCGTATCCGGGATTTACTCGAGCGTGAAAGGGCATTTAACCGCTATACCAGCCATGAACTGCGTACTCCACTGATGGTCATGAAAGGGGCAATCACCCTGTTGGGCGAGTCTAAGGATGAAGCGTTTATTAACAAGCAACGGATAAGGCTGGAGAAAGCGACCGGTGAGATCAGTGAATTCATTGAGACCCTGCTGAGCCTGACGAAAGCTGTTGAAGGGGCAGAGCTCACGCCGCGAACATTGTCTGAAGCTGAGCTGCAGAACATTGTCTCTAACCATCAGCATTTACTGAATAACAAGCCGGTAAAGTGGTGGGTGCAGGTTGAAGGTAAACCCGTAATCCGCATGCCTGAGGCCGCTTTTCATATATTGCTGGGTAATGTGGTGAAGAATGCGTTTGCCTGTGTGGAGCAGGGTGTTGTTAATGTGGTGGTAGACAGTAAGGGGATTCAGGTGTGTGATACCGGCCCCGGCTTGTATGGTAAATCGGCTGCCAGCGAGGGCTTTGGTTTAGGTTTGCTGCTTGTGAGGGATATTTGTCACCGCTATGGCTGGAGCTTTGAATTAACCGATAACAGTACATACGGCAGTTCCGGATGTACCGCCGTTATTGGCTTTCCTGTTGAGGATTGA
- the feoB gene encoding ferrous iron transport protein B, with amino-acid sequence MTTTIALVGNPNAGKSTLFNCLTGARQTVGNWAGVTVERKSGSLQLGQEAAELIDLPGLYAIHKEADYSPGIDEAISVDYLRSQQADLLINVVDASNLQRNLLLTRQLLNTGTPMVVALNMLDVASQQGINIDISRLEARLGVPVIPLVASKAQGIPALLSTLAEKLHQNSSDAATSSATVMSPAPASTTATYYDASISEDFTWAREQVQASSTLLHSRPSVTERLDRLALNRWLGIPIFLLVMYLLFVFAINLGAVFIDFFDILLGDILVTGLGELLTYWQLPAWLVTLLADGIGGGIQLIGTFIPVIGFLYLCLSILEDSGYMARAAFVVDRLMAGIGLPGSAFVPLIVGFGCNVPSVMASRSLSREQDRLLTVAMAPFMSCGARLTVYALFSAAFFAELASLMVFLLYLLGIVVAVFTGWLFRRTIFPGSNAATYTEMPHYHLPVMRNIIATTWHRLSGFIKRAGSTIVLMVALLTVINSIGTDGSFGNQGSKDSLLSYSSKVLTPLLSPIGIQEENWPATVGIFTGIFAKEAVVGSLDVLYQNALNPAADNNAVEPDAFSFIETVSAALLSIRDNAYGLLGGLGDPLGLAAISDSADDQGVSNQSLSTMRQLFPSNYAAFCYLVLILLYTPCVAVIGAMKRESGRFWAGVVVAWSSFLGYWLASVMYQLSNISNNPGFALPWLFAAAVAMWLATLMLKRIGLKKARESSAGLPPNIIARQS; translated from the coding sequence ATGACTACCACTATCGCGCTGGTCGGAAATCCTAACGCCGGTAAGTCCACCCTTTTCAACTGCCTCACAGGCGCACGTCAGACTGTTGGCAACTGGGCAGGCGTCACCGTTGAACGTAAATCTGGCAGCTTGCAGCTTGGTCAGGAAGCAGCAGAGCTAATTGACCTGCCCGGACTCTATGCCATACATAAAGAGGCCGATTATTCACCGGGAATAGATGAAGCTATCAGTGTTGATTACCTGCGCAGCCAACAAGCCGATTTACTGATCAATGTTGTCGATGCTTCTAACCTGCAACGCAACTTATTGCTCACCCGCCAGCTGCTGAATACTGGTACACCTATGGTGGTTGCCCTGAATATGCTGGATGTCGCCAGCCAACAGGGTATAAACATTGATATATCCCGCCTGGAAGCACGTTTAGGCGTACCGGTTATTCCACTGGTTGCCAGCAAAGCTCAGGGCATTCCTGCGCTACTTTCCACACTGGCCGAAAAGCTACACCAAAACTCGTCAGACGCTGCAACCTCATCAGCCACAGTAATGAGCCCGGCACCCGCTTCAACAACCGCCACCTATTACGACGCCAGTATCAGTGAAGATTTTACCTGGGCCAGAGAACAGGTTCAGGCAAGTTCAACCCTGCTCCACAGCCGGCCATCAGTCACCGAAAGGCTGGACCGGCTGGCACTGAATCGCTGGCTGGGAATACCGATTTTTCTGCTGGTGATGTATTTGCTGTTTGTGTTTGCGATTAATCTCGGCGCTGTCTTTATCGATTTTTTCGACATTTTGCTGGGTGATATTCTCGTCACAGGCTTGGGAGAATTACTCACTTACTGGCAGTTACCCGCCTGGCTGGTAACTCTTCTCGCCGATGGCATAGGCGGTGGCATTCAGTTGATCGGTACATTCATTCCGGTCATTGGCTTCTTATACTTGTGCCTGAGTATTCTGGAAGACTCTGGTTACATGGCAAGGGCTGCTTTCGTGGTAGACCGCCTGATGGCAGGCATTGGCTTACCCGGCAGTGCTTTTGTACCACTGATCGTTGGCTTCGGCTGTAATGTACCTTCAGTAATGGCATCCCGCAGCCTCAGCCGGGAACAGGACCGCCTGCTCACTGTTGCTATGGCACCCTTTATGTCATGCGGGGCCCGGCTCACGGTGTACGCTCTGTTCAGTGCAGCTTTCTTTGCTGAGCTGGCCAGCCTGATGGTCTTCCTGCTTTATCTGCTTGGCATAGTCGTGGCGGTTTTCACCGGCTGGCTGTTCAGACGCACCATTTTTCCCGGCAGTAACGCAGCTACATATACTGAAATGCCCCATTACCATCTGCCGGTTATGCGCAATATCATTGCCACTACCTGGCATCGCCTCAGCGGCTTCATTAAACGCGCCGGCAGCACCATTGTACTGATGGTTGCTCTGCTCACAGTCATTAACTCCATTGGCACTGACGGCAGTTTCGGCAATCAGGGCAGTAAAGACTCGTTACTCAGCTACAGCAGCAAAGTTCTGACACCACTGCTTAGCCCAATTGGCATACAGGAAGAAAACTGGCCGGCAACTGTCGGTATATTTACCGGCATCTTCGCCAAGGAAGCCGTTGTCGGCAGCCTGGATGTGCTGTATCAAAACGCTCTCAATCCGGCAGCAGACAACAACGCTGTCGAGCCTGATGCATTCAGCTTTATCGAAACGGTAAGTGCTGCACTGCTCTCCATTCGGGATAATGCTTACGGCTTGCTTGGTGGGCTGGGGGATCCGCTGGGGCTGGCAGCTATCAGCGACAGCGCCGATGATCAGGGCGTCAGTAACCAAAGCCTCAGTACCATGCGGCAACTGTTCCCGAGCAACTATGCTGCATTTTGTTATCTGGTGTTAATACTGCTCTACACTCCCTGCGTCGCCGTAATCGGCGCGATGAAACGAGAATCAGGGCGATTCTGGGCAGGAGTGGTCGTAGCATGGTCCAGCTTTCTGGGTTACTGGCTGGCCAGTGTGATGTATCAGTTAAGCAACATCAGTAATAACCCTGGCTTTGCCCTACCCTGGTTATTTGCAGCAGCAGTCGCGATGTGGCTAGCCACTCTTATGTTAAAAAGAATTGGGCTAAAAAAGGCGAGAGAATCATCAGCCGGACTACCGCCAAATATCATCGCCCGTCAGAGCTGA